From the Limosilactobacillus panis genome, one window contains:
- the yidC gene encoding membrane protein insertase YidC, with protein sequence MLLAACSNKPVTSHSTGFWDHYIVYNFSQFIIWLSNHTGGYGMGIIIFTIIIRALLLPLMFYQTKSMMKTQELTPKLKAIQKKYSSRDRDSMMKMQEETQKLYKEAGVHPMASMLPLIIQLPIMWALYQAIWRTPELKHGTFLWLQLGHTDPYYVMPILAAVFTFISSWLGMASMPEKNSMTTMMTWFMPIMVFFMALGFSSAITLYWVVSNAFQVVQTLLIQNPFKIRKEREEKERAEKARKRKLAKAKRRAYQSKRK encoded by the coding sequence ATGCTGCTGGCTGCATGTTCTAACAAGCCGGTAACGAGTCACAGCACCGGATTTTGGGACCACTACATCGTTTATAACTTCTCGCAGTTTATCATCTGGCTTTCCAACCACACCGGTGGCTACGGGATGGGGATCATCATCTTTACAATCATTATTCGGGCCCTCCTCTTACCACTGATGTTCTACCAGACTAAGTCCATGATGAAGACCCAGGAATTAACACCAAAGTTAAAGGCCATTCAAAAGAAGTATTCATCACGTGACCGGGACTCCATGATGAAGATGCAAGAAGAGACCCAAAAGCTGTACAAGGAAGCGGGTGTCCACCCGATGGCCTCAATGTTACCGCTCATCATCCAGCTGCCAATCATGTGGGCCCTGTACCAGGCAATCTGGCGGACCCCTGAATTGAAGCATGGGACCTTCCTTTGGCTGCAGTTAGGGCACACTGACCCTTACTATGTAATGCCAATTTTAGCGGCGGTCTTCACCTTCATTAGTTCCTGGCTGGGAATGGCCTCCATGCCAGAGAAGAATAGCATGACAACGATGATGACCTGGTTCATGCCAATTATGGTATTCTTTATGGCTCTTGGTTTCTCGTCCGCCATTACCCTTTACTGGGTGGTTTCTAACGCCTTCCAAGTTGTCCAGACCCTATTAATTCAAAACCCATTCAAGATTCGTAAAGAACGGGAAGAAAAAGAACGGGCTGAAAAAGCGCGGAAGCGGAAGTTAGCCAAGGCTAAGCGGCGGGCCTACCAAAGTAAGCGTAAATAG